In Callospermophilus lateralis isolate mCalLat2 chromosome 18, mCalLat2.hap1, whole genome shotgun sequence, one DNA window encodes the following:
- the U2af2 gene encoding splicing factor U2AF 65 kDa subunit isoform X2 — translation MSDFDEFERQLNENKQERDKENRHRKRSHSRSRSRDRKRRSRSRDRRNRDQRSASRDRRRRSKPLTRGAKEEHGGLIRSPRHEKKKKVRKYWDVPPPGFEHITPMQYKAMQAAGQIPATALLPTMTPDGLAVTPTPVPVVGSQMTRQARRLYVGNIPFGITEEAMMDFFNAQMRLGGLTQAPGNPVLAVQINQDKNFAFLEFRSVDETTQAMAFDGIIFQGQSLKIRRPHDYQPLPGMSENPSVYVPGVVSTVVPDSAHKLFIGGLPNYLNDDQVKELLTSFGPLKAFNLVKDSATGLSKGYAFCEYVDINVTDQAIAGLNGMQLGDKKLLVQRASVGAKNATLSTINQTPVTLQVPGLMSSQVQMGGHPTEVLCLMNMVLPEELLDDEEYEEIVEDVRDECSKYGLVKSIEIPRPVDGVEVPGCGKIFVEFTSVFDCQKAMQGLTGRKFANRVVVTKYCDPDSYHRRDFW, via the exons ATGTCGGACTTCGACGAGTTCGAGCGGCAGCTCAACGAGAATAAACAAG AAAGGGACAAGGAGAACCGTCATCGGAAGCGCAGCCACAGCCGCTCTCGGAGCCGGGACCGCAAACGCAGGAGCCGGAGCCGGGATCGACGCAACCGGGACCAGCGCAGTGCCTCTCGGGACCGTCGGCGACGAAG cAAACCTTTGACCAGAGGCGCTAAAGAGGAGCACGGTGGATTGAT tcgttccccccgccatgagaagaagaagaaggttcGTAAATACTGGGACGTGCCACCACCTGGCTTTGAGCACATCACCCCAATGCAGTACAAGGCCATGCAAG CTGCGGGTCAGATTCCAGCTACCGCCCTTCTCCCCACCATGACCCCTGATGGTCTGGCTGTGACCCCAACGCCAGTGCCTGTGGTTGGGAGCCAGATGACCAGACAAGCCCGGCGCCTCTACGTGGGCAACATCCCTTTTGGCATCACTGAG GAGGCCATGATGGATTTCTTCAACGCCCAGATGCGCCTGGGAGGGCTAACCCAGGCCCCTGGCAACCCGGTCTTGGCTGTGCAGATTAACCAAGACAAGAATTTTGCCTTTTTGGAG TTCCGCTCAGTGGATGAGACTACCCAGGCCATGGCCTTTGATGGCATCATCTTCCAGGGACAGTCACTGAAGATCCGTAGGCCTCATGACTACCAGCCACTGCCTGGCATGTCAGAGAATCCATCTGTCTATGTGCCTG GAGTTGTGTCCACTGTGGTCCCTGACTCTGCCCACAAGCTATTCATTGGGGGCTTACCTAACTACCTGAATGATGACCAG GTAAAAGAGCTACTGACATCGTTTGGGCCTCTTAAGGCCTTCAACCTGGTCAAGGACAGTGCCACAGGGCTCTCCAAGGGCTATGCCTTCTGTGAGTACGTGGACATCAACGTCACGGATCAG GCCATTGCTGGGCTGAATGGGATGCAGCTGGGGGATAAAAAGCTGCTTGTCCAAAGGGCAAGCGTAGGAGCCAAGAACGCCACGCTG AGCACCATCAATCAGACACCAGTGACGCTGCAGGTGCCAGGCCTGATGAGCTCACAAGTACAGATGGGCGGCCACCCTACTGAGGTCCTGTGCCTCATGAACATGGTGCTGCCAGAGGAGCTGCTGGATGATGAGGAGTATGAGGAGATTGTGGAGGATGTGCGGGATGAGTGCAGCAAGTACGGGCTTGTCAAGTCCATCGAGATCCCCCGGCCTGTGGATGGCGTCGAGGTGCCTGGCTGCGGAAAG
- the Ccdc106 gene encoding coiled-coil domain-containing protein 106 isoform X3 — translation MNDRNIRRWTMKKDEEALEISIPFDEAQRLDSQIFYSLSPSRGNFDEPPEAASPTLALMNGVKAQLHMALERNSWLQKRIEDLEEERDFLRCQLDKFISSARMDTDDHCRVKPGPRRVEGDSRAGGEASDPESAASSLSGVSEEGSAGERKRRNQKGNAGRRRFGKPKARERQREAKEHVAGLRASPRGP, via the exons ATGAATGACCGAAACATCCGTAGGTGGACAA TGAAGAAGGACGAGGAGGCTTTGGAGATCTCCATCCCCTTTGATGAGGCGCAGCGCCTAGACTCACAGATCTTTTACAGCCTCAGTCCCTCCCGGGGGAACTTCGACG AGCCTCCAGAGGCTGCATCCCCCACACTGGCCCTGATGAACGGCGTCAAGGCCCAGCTGCACATGGCCTTGGAGAGGAACTCCTGGCTGCAGAAGCGCATTGAGGATCTGGAAGAAGAGAGGGATTTCTTGCGGTGTCAGCTGGACAAGTTCATCTCCTCTGCCCGGATGGACACAG ACGACCACTGCCGGGTGAAGCCTGGGCCCCGGAGGGTTGAGGGGGACAGCAGGGCTGGTGGCGAGGCCTCAGACCCTGAATCAGCAGCCTCCTCACTCAGCGGGGTGTCTGAAGAAGGCAGTGCGGGCGAGAGGAAGAGGCGGAACCAGAAGGGAAATGCAGGCCGGAGACGCTTCGGGAAGCCCAAGGCTCGGGAGAGACAGCGGG AAGCTAAAGAGCATGTCGCGGGCCTTCGAGCATCACCGCGTGGACCGTAA
- the Znf580 gene encoding zinc finger protein 580: protein MLLLPPRPPHARSSSPEVMDPPPPKAPPFPKAEGPSSTPSSAAGPRPPRLGRHLLIDANGVPYMYTVQLEEEPRGPPQREAPPGEPGPRKGYSCPECARVFASPLRLQSHRVSHSDLKPFTCGACGKAFKRSSHLSRHRATHRARAGTPHACPLCPRRFQDAAELAQHVRLH, encoded by the coding sequence atgctgctgctgccgccgcgGCCACCCCACGCTCGGTCCTCCTCTCCGGAGGTCATGGACCCACCGCCCCCCAAGGCTCCCCCATTCCCCAAGGCGGAAGGCCCCTCATCCACGCCTTCCTCGGCGGCGGGGCCCAGGCCCCCGCGGCTGGGCCGCCACCTGCTCATCGACGCCAACGGGGTCCCCTACATGTACACGGTGCAGCTGGAGGAGGAGCCCCGGGGACCGCCCCAGCGCGAGGCGCCCCCGGGAGAGCCCGGCCCTCGTAAAGGCTACAGCTGCCCGGAGTGCGCCCGTGTCTTTGCCAGCCCGCTTCGGCTGCAAAGCCACCGTGTGTCGCACTCGGACCTCAAGCCCTTTACCTGCGGCGCCTGCGGCAAGGCCTTCAAGCGCTCCAGCCACCTGTCGCGGCACCGGGCCACGCACCGCGCCCGCGCGGGCACTCCGCACGCCTGCCCGCTCTGCCCGCGCCGCTTCCAGGACGCCGCGGAGCTGGCGCAGCACGTGCGCCTGCACTGA
- the U2af2 gene encoding splicing factor U2AF 65 kDa subunit isoform X1 codes for MSDFDEFERQLNENKQERDKENRHRKRSHSRSRSRDRKRRSRSRDRRNRDQRSASRDRRRRSKPLTRGAKEEHGGLIRSPRHEKKKKVRKYWDVPPPGFEHITPMQYKAMQAAGQIPATALLPTMTPDGLAVTPTPVPVVGSQMTRQARRLYVGNIPFGITEEAMMDFFNAQMRLGGLTQAPGNPVLAVQINQDKNFAFLEFRSVDETTQAMAFDGIIFQGQSLKIRRPHDYQPLPGMSENPSVYVPGVVSTVVPDSAHKLFIGGLPNYLNDDQVKELLTSFGPLKAFNLVKDSATGLSKGYAFCEYVDINVTDQAIAGLNGMQLGDKKLLVQRASVGAKNATLVSPPSTINQTPVTLQVPGLMSSQVQMGGHPTEVLCLMNMVLPEELLDDEEYEEIVEDVRDECSKYGLVKSIEIPRPVDGVEVPGCGKIFVEFTSVFDCQKAMQGLTGRKFANRVVVTKYCDPDSYHRRDFW; via the exons ATGTCGGACTTCGACGAGTTCGAGCGGCAGCTCAACGAGAATAAACAAG AAAGGGACAAGGAGAACCGTCATCGGAAGCGCAGCCACAGCCGCTCTCGGAGCCGGGACCGCAAACGCAGGAGCCGGAGCCGGGATCGACGCAACCGGGACCAGCGCAGTGCCTCTCGGGACCGTCGGCGACGAAG cAAACCTTTGACCAGAGGCGCTAAAGAGGAGCACGGTGGATTGAT tcgttccccccgccatgagaagaagaagaaggttcGTAAATACTGGGACGTGCCACCACCTGGCTTTGAGCACATCACCCCAATGCAGTACAAGGCCATGCAAG CTGCGGGTCAGATTCCAGCTACCGCCCTTCTCCCCACCATGACCCCTGATGGTCTGGCTGTGACCCCAACGCCAGTGCCTGTGGTTGGGAGCCAGATGACCAGACAAGCCCGGCGCCTCTACGTGGGCAACATCCCTTTTGGCATCACTGAG GAGGCCATGATGGATTTCTTCAACGCCCAGATGCGCCTGGGAGGGCTAACCCAGGCCCCTGGCAACCCGGTCTTGGCTGTGCAGATTAACCAAGACAAGAATTTTGCCTTTTTGGAG TTCCGCTCAGTGGATGAGACTACCCAGGCCATGGCCTTTGATGGCATCATCTTCCAGGGACAGTCACTGAAGATCCGTAGGCCTCATGACTACCAGCCACTGCCTGGCATGTCAGAGAATCCATCTGTCTATGTGCCTG GAGTTGTGTCCACTGTGGTCCCTGACTCTGCCCACAAGCTATTCATTGGGGGCTTACCTAACTACCTGAATGATGACCAG GTAAAAGAGCTACTGACATCGTTTGGGCCTCTTAAGGCCTTCAACCTGGTCAAGGACAGTGCCACAGGGCTCTCCAAGGGCTATGCCTTCTGTGAGTACGTGGACATCAACGTCACGGATCAG GCCATTGCTGGGCTGAATGGGATGCAGCTGGGGGATAAAAAGCTGCTTGTCCAAAGGGCAAGCGTAGGAGCCAAGAACGCCACGCTGGTGAGCCCCCCG AGCACCATCAATCAGACACCAGTGACGCTGCAGGTGCCAGGCCTGATGAGCTCACAAGTACAGATGGGCGGCCACCCTACTGAGGTCCTGTGCCTCATGAACATGGTGCTGCCAGAGGAGCTGCTGGATGATGAGGAGTATGAGGAGATTGTGGAGGATGTGCGGGATGAGTGCAGCAAGTACGGGCTTGTCAAGTCCATCGAGATCCCCCGGCCTGTGGATGGCGTCGAGGTGCCTGGCTGCGGAAAG
- the Znf581 gene encoding zinc finger protein 581: MLVLPSPCPQPLALPSVEAMEAPPPRTGRSPEPGPSSSTGSPQTSSPPRPNHYLLIDTQGVPYTVLVDEESQREPGADGASAQKKCYSCPVCSRVFEYMSYLQRHSITHSEVKPFECDTCGKAFKRASHLARHHSIHRAGGGRPHGCPLCPRRFRDAGELAQHSRVHSGERPFQCPHCPRRFMEQNTLQKHARWKHP, from the coding sequence ATGCTGGTGCTGCCGTCCCCTTGCCCCCAGCCCCTGGCGCTTCCCTCTGTTGAGGCCATGGAGGCCCCTCCCCCTCGGACAGGCAGGTCCCCTGAACCTGGACCTTCCTCCTCCACTGGATCTCCCCAGACTTCGTCCCCTCCAAGGCCCAACCACTACCTTCTCATTGACACCCAGGGTGTCCCCTACACAGTGCTGGTGGACGAGGAGTCGCAGAGGGAGCCTGGGGCTGATGGGGCTTCAGCGCAGAAAAAGTGCTACAGCTGTCCTGTGTGCTCCAGGGTCTTCGAGTACATGTCTTACCTTCAGCGACACAGCATCACCCACTCAGAGGTGAAGCCATTCGAGTGTGACACCTGCGGGAAGGCATTCAAGCGGGCCAGCCACCTGGCACGGCACCACTCCATTCATAGAGCCGGTGGTGGGCGACCCCACGGCTGCCCGCTCTGCCCTCGCCGCTTCCGGGATGCGGGGGAGCTAGCCCAGCACAGCCGCGTGCACTCCGGCGAGCGCCCGTTTCAGTGCCCACACTGCCCGCGCCGCTTTATGGAGCAGAACACGCTGCAGAAGCATGCCCGGTGGAAGCATCCATGA
- the Ccdc106 gene encoding coiled-coil domain-containing protein 106 isoform X1, translated as MNDRNIRRWTMKKDEEALEISIPFDEAQRLDSQIFYSLSPSRGNFDEPPEAASPTLALMNGVKAQLHMALERNSWLQKRIEDLEEERDFLRCQLDKFISSARMDTDDHCRVKPGPRRVEGDSRAGGEASDPESAASSLSGVSEEGSAGERKRRNQKGNAGRRRFGKPKARERQRVKDADGVLCRYKKILGTFQKLKSMSRAFEHHRVDRNTVALTTPIAELLIVAPEKLAEVGEFDPSKERLLEYSRRCFLALDDETLKKVQALKKSKLLLPITYRFKR; from the exons ATGAATGACCGAAACATCCGTAGGTGGACAA TGAAGAAGGACGAGGAGGCTTTGGAGATCTCCATCCCCTTTGATGAGGCGCAGCGCCTAGACTCACAGATCTTTTACAGCCTCAGTCCCTCCCGGGGGAACTTCGACG AGCCTCCAGAGGCTGCATCCCCCACACTGGCCCTGATGAACGGCGTCAAGGCCCAGCTGCACATGGCCTTGGAGAGGAACTCCTGGCTGCAGAAGCGCATTGAGGATCTGGAAGAAGAGAGGGATTTCTTGCGGTGTCAGCTGGACAAGTTCATCTCCTCTGCCCGGATGGACACAG ACGACCACTGCCGGGTGAAGCCTGGGCCCCGGAGGGTTGAGGGGGACAGCAGGGCTGGTGGCGAGGCCTCAGACCCTGAATCAGCAGCCTCCTCACTCAGCGGGGTGTCTGAAGAAGGCAGTGCGGGCGAGAGGAAGAGGCGGAACCAGAAGGGAAATGCAGGCCGGAGACGCTTCGGGAAGCCCAAGGCTCGGGAGAGACAGCGGG TGAAGGACGCTGATGGGGTTCTCTGCCGCTATAAGAAGATCCTGGGTACCTTCCAGAAGCTAAAGAGCATGTCGCGGGCCTTCGAGCATCACCGCGTGGACCGTAACACAGTGGCGCTGACCACGCCCATCGCAGAGCTGCTCATCGTGGCCCCGGAGAAGCTGGCCGAGGTGGGCGAGTTCGACCCGTCCAAGGAGCGCCTGCTTGAGTACTCGCGCCGCTGCTTCCTGGCACTGGACGACGAGACGCTCAAGAAGGTTCAGGCCCTCAAGAAGAGCAAGCTCTTGCTGCCCATTACTTACCGCTTCAAGCGGTGA
- the Ccdc106 gene encoding coiled-coil domain-containing protein 106 isoform X2, producing MNDRNILKKDEEALEISIPFDEAQRLDSQIFYSLSPSRGNFDEPPEAASPTLALMNGVKAQLHMALERNSWLQKRIEDLEEERDFLRCQLDKFISSARMDTDDHCRVKPGPRRVEGDSRAGGEASDPESAASSLSGVSEEGSAGERKRRNQKGNAGRRRFGKPKARERQRVKDADGVLCRYKKILGTFQKLKSMSRAFEHHRVDRNTVALTTPIAELLIVAPEKLAEVGEFDPSKERLLEYSRRCFLALDDETLKKVQALKKSKLLLPITYRFKR from the exons ATGAATGACCGAAACATCC TGAAGAAGGACGAGGAGGCTTTGGAGATCTCCATCCCCTTTGATGAGGCGCAGCGCCTAGACTCACAGATCTTTTACAGCCTCAGTCCCTCCCGGGGGAACTTCGACG AGCCTCCAGAGGCTGCATCCCCCACACTGGCCCTGATGAACGGCGTCAAGGCCCAGCTGCACATGGCCTTGGAGAGGAACTCCTGGCTGCAGAAGCGCATTGAGGATCTGGAAGAAGAGAGGGATTTCTTGCGGTGTCAGCTGGACAAGTTCATCTCCTCTGCCCGGATGGACACAG ACGACCACTGCCGGGTGAAGCCTGGGCCCCGGAGGGTTGAGGGGGACAGCAGGGCTGGTGGCGAGGCCTCAGACCCTGAATCAGCAGCCTCCTCACTCAGCGGGGTGTCTGAAGAAGGCAGTGCGGGCGAGAGGAAGAGGCGGAACCAGAAGGGAAATGCAGGCCGGAGACGCTTCGGGAAGCCCAAGGCTCGGGAGAGACAGCGGG TGAAGGACGCTGATGGGGTTCTCTGCCGCTATAAGAAGATCCTGGGTACCTTCCAGAAGCTAAAGAGCATGTCGCGGGCCTTCGAGCATCACCGCGTGGACCGTAACACAGTGGCGCTGACCACGCCCATCGCAGAGCTGCTCATCGTGGCCCCGGAGAAGCTGGCCGAGGTGGGCGAGTTCGACCCGTCCAAGGAGCGCCTGCTTGAGTACTCGCGCCGCTGCTTCCTGGCACTGGACGACGAGACGCTCAAGAAGGTTCAGGCCCTCAAGAAGAGCAAGCTCTTGCTGCCCATTACTTACCGCTTCAAGCGGTGA